The Enterococcus rotai genome includes a window with the following:
- a CDS encoding ABC transporter ATP-binding protein, which translates to MINLLKYAKKYRKQIILGPFFKFLEACFELVLPLFMARLVDQGIRNGDRAYVIQMAGWMFLMSVIGLICVMICQYYSSIASQGFGTELRNQLMKKINQLSHAELNSFGTDTLITRMTNDINQLQLALAMLIRLVIRAPFLSIGSVIMAFYINVQMGFIFLLMLPIFCIILYFIIKTTVPLYKKVQEKLDLLNRQISQNLSGVRVIRAFARKQTEEKHVNKVTDDLSSIYIRVSNISALLTPATTLVMNLGILALLYLGGIKVEIGGLQQGEVLALINYMNQMLLALIVVSNLVIIFTRASASASRVSEVLAVVPSIQSNDTKIPHKEQTKGIVFDHVSFRYQPEAGLALTDISLTIPASSVLGITGPTGGGKSTLTQLIPRFYDTSQGNLFVDGINVRDWSIDKLRKKIAITPQTAVLFTGTIRENLQWGKEDATDEECWQALETAQCKDFVENLSDGLDTQVYEGGKNFSGGQKQRLTIARALIHKPDVLILDDSLSALDYQTDLNLRTALQQDLKETTLILISQRISSIQQADQILVLASGKQVGLGTHEELLRHSPAYQEIVASQEEENEK; encoded by the coding sequence ATGATCAATTTACTCAAGTATGCAAAGAAATACCGCAAGCAAATTATTCTTGGGCCATTTTTCAAGTTTTTAGAAGCTTGTTTTGAATTAGTGCTACCCTTATTTATGGCACGTTTGGTTGATCAAGGAATTCGTAATGGTGACCGAGCTTACGTGATCCAAATGGCCGGCTGGATGTTTTTAATGTCTGTTATTGGTCTGATCTGTGTCATGATTTGTCAGTATTATTCTTCAATTGCCTCCCAAGGTTTTGGAACAGAGTTAAGGAATCAGCTGATGAAAAAGATCAATCAACTTTCTCATGCCGAGTTGAACAGCTTTGGAACAGATACATTAATTACCCGTATGACAAATGATATCAATCAACTTCAGTTAGCTTTGGCAATGTTGATTCGACTAGTGATTCGGGCGCCTTTTTTAAGCATTGGTTCTGTCATTATGGCTTTTTATATTAATGTACAAATGGGCTTTATTTTTCTTCTTATGTTGCCAATTTTTTGTATTATTCTTTATTTTATTATAAAAACAACCGTGCCATTATATAAAAAAGTTCAAGAAAAACTAGATCTACTAAATCGTCAAATCAGTCAAAATTTAAGCGGTGTTCGTGTGATTCGAGCTTTTGCTAGGAAACAGACAGAAGAAAAACACGTCAACAAAGTAACGGACGATCTATCTTCTATCTATATTCGAGTTTCAAATATTTCAGCTTTACTGACGCCTGCAACGACTTTAGTCATGAATCTTGGGATTTTAGCACTCCTTTATCTTGGCGGAATCAAAGTAGAGATCGGCGGGTTGCAACAAGGTGAAGTCTTAGCTTTGATCAATTATATGAATCAAATGTTGCTTGCCTTGATCGTTGTCTCAAACTTAGTTATTATCTTTACGCGGGCCTCAGCATCGGCTTCAAGAGTTAGTGAAGTTCTAGCTGTCGTTCCAAGTATCCAGTCAAATGACACAAAGATCCCTCACAAGGAACAAACAAAAGGAATCGTATTCGATCATGTCTCTTTCCGCTATCAACCAGAGGCTGGGCTGGCTTTAACCGATATTTCCTTAACGATTCCAGCAAGCTCAGTCTTAGGCATTACAGGTCCTACAGGTGGTGGAAAAAGTACCTTGACTCAACTGATTCCCCGTTTTTATGATACAAGCCAAGGAAATCTATTCGTTGATGGTATCAATGTTCGTGACTGGTCTATAGATAAACTACGCAAAAAAATCGCCATTACACCTCAAACTGCCGTTTTATTTACAGGAACGATTCGAGAAAATCTTCAGTGGGGAAAAGAAGATGCCACTGATGAAGAATGCTGGCAGGCTTTGGAAACCGCTCAATGTAAAGATTTCGTTGAAAATCTAAGCGACGGTTTGGACACACAAGTCTATGAGGGCGGGAAAAATTTTTCTGGCGGTCAAAAACAACGGTTGACGATTGCTCGCGCTTTGATTCATAAGCCTGATGTTCTAATCTTGGATGACTCGTTAAGTGCTTTGGATTATCAAACAGACTTAAACTTGCGAACAGCTCTCCAACAAGACTTAAAAGAAACGACACTGATTCTAATTTCTCAACGAATCAGTTCGATTCAACAAGCTGATCAAATTTTAGTTTTAGCAAGTGGAAAGCAAGTTGGTTTAGGAACCCATGAAGAATTATTGCGACATTCTCCAGCCTATCAAGAAATTGTCGCTTCACAAGAGGAGGAGAACGAAAAATGA
- a CDS encoding putative ABC transporter permease, whose protein sequence is MNEFIKIVLLFFIYSFIGWLWETIYCSLKARKFVYRGFLVGPYCPIYGFGIIGVLYFLEPLRQNIVVLYLLSTILVTILEYITSYGLEKLFHASWWDYKDVPLNINGRVALPVSLFWGVGCVLIVRVIHPKVMLLEHFLSEKFGLLLPIILLLLITSDLVYTLVNMQSFKKVTTQLSAAVEERKQELAATLNEKRDELSASISELKESVSDEINERKQSKKMERASLIEEFKNTPSIKKLVGHMSYNQKRWIRNYPNLKLKNVKNPSEVQQIIDKNKKNSK, encoded by the coding sequence ATGAATGAATTTATTAAAATCGTTTTACTATTTTTCATTTACTCGTTTATCGGCTGGCTATGGGAAACTATTTATTGCTCATTGAAAGCCAGAAAATTCGTCTATCGTGGCTTTTTAGTCGGTCCATATTGTCCAATCTATGGTTTTGGGATAATAGGTGTCCTGTATTTTTTAGAGCCGCTTAGACAAAATATTGTTGTTTTATACTTATTATCGACGATTTTGGTTACGATTCTAGAGTACATTACAAGTTATGGATTGGAAAAGTTGTTCCATGCTTCTTGGTGGGATTATAAAGATGTACCATTAAATATCAATGGCCGAGTCGCATTGCCTGTGTCACTTTTTTGGGGTGTCGGCTGTGTGCTGATCGTCCGTGTTATCCATCCTAAAGTGATGTTGTTAGAGCACTTTTTATCTGAAAAATTTGGCTTGCTTCTGCCGATTATTTTATTATTACTGATTACTAGCGATTTAGTTTATACATTAGTTAATATGCAATCATTCAAAAAGGTCACAACTCAACTTAGTGCAGCCGTTGAAGAACGTAAACAAGAATTGGCTGCAACCTTAAATGAAAAACGTGATGAGTTATCAGCAAGTATTTCTGAGCTTAAAGAATCTGTTTCTGATGAAATCAACGAGCGAAAACAATCAAAAAAAATGGAACGAGCTTCCTTGATAGAAGAGTTTAAAAATACACCATCAATTAAAAAATTAGTAGGTCATATGAGTTACAATCAAAAACGTTGGATCCGAAATTATCCTAATTTGAAGTTGAAAAATGTCAAAAACCCTTCTGAAGTTCAACAAATCATCGATAAAAACAAGAAAAATAGTAAATAA